In the genome of Sphaeramia orbicularis chromosome 13, fSphaOr1.1, whole genome shotgun sequence, one region contains:
- the LOC115431226 gene encoding complement C2 encodes MFVRFILWILLVSVLRVSLQQEEYDYGDETYDDPQPLNCSTTESIRGGHVSYSQGGLEGSVLTYHCRPGQYPFPVSLRVCDAHGEWSPMRLTSGRLVTRATCKDVLCPGQLQLDHGDLWPRDQWFKVGSVQSFSCEEGFTLHGSAQRNCTLSGEWTGTIPVCDNHDGDCDDPGTPPGAHRSAGQLHTGEKVIYRCQSGLDLLGSDERVCLENREWSGSPPRCQSPYTFDSPSTVAAAMAGSLAGVMDVLTPDSIKKVTFGRSFRVSEGSRMNVFILLDTSGSIKKKDFELSRNATIALIRKLDSYEVQIRYHVLSFASESKDITDIRRTVESGNAEHVIWNLEQFDYHSHGQKTGTNIYSALIRVYELISFFKQNRHRNHFNETQNVIVLQTDGYSNVGSKPAAALARIRNILGYSSTATDHTNERLLDVYVFGIGEQVKKDELNSLASKKSDENHVFIVQSYSVLGQIFNSIISDKTVTMCGVAQEDVTEEEQEGYTKPWHVTLPGTTPRSQKCAGSIVSQNWVLTSAHCFGRVGTDQVPQQVEIKYGGENTPVMSTSVIMHPRFNVNALKRRNVSEFYDYDVALVRLNKSLPLSWKARPICLPCTVPASRAMKRIDSTCLQHKEELLPYKQTPAFFIHKTTNGQVRKDTHIHTDTQRAACVEKARQTLKPPTDVTLEEYVPDRFLCSGGTSGKQDAITCQGDSGGPLFLQKRKRYFQVGVVSWGTTDVCKTPIIGHRRYSSDRPPADARDFHIDVFKIMPWLKTHLGREIQFLPDDD; translated from the exons ATGTTTGTCAGGTTCATACTCTGGATCTTACTCGTGTCTGTCCTAAGGG TTTCCCTGCAACAAGAAGAGTATGATTATGGCGATGAAACATATGATGATCCTCAGCCTCTAAACTGTTCAACCACAGAGAGCATTAGAGGTGGACATGTCTCCTACTCACAG GGGGGGCTGGAGGGCAGTGTGCTGACGTACCACTGCAGACCTGGGCAGTACCCTTTCCCGGTCAGCCTCCGTGTCTGCGATGCCCATGGGGAGTGGTCACCCATGAGGCTGACCAGTGGCAGACTGGTAACACGGGCAACATGTAAAG ATGTGCTGTGTCCAGGTCAGCTACAGCTGGATCATGGTGACCTCTGGCCCAGAGACCAGTGGTTCAAAGTTGGGAGTGTGCAGAGTTTCTCCTGTGAGGAAGGGTTCACCTTGCATGGGTCGGCTCAGAGAAATTGCACCCTGTCTGGGGAGTGGACCGGAACCATTCCTGTCTGTGATAACCACG ATGGTGACTGTGATGACCCAGGTACCCCACCAGGAGCCCACAGGTCAGCAGGCCAACTTCATACTGGAGAGAAGGTGATCTACAGGTGTCAGTCTGGTCTGGATCTGCTGGGATCAGATGAAAGGGTTTGCCTGGAGAACAGAGAGTGGAGCGGCTCACCACCACGCTGTCAAA GCCCATACACTTTCGACTCCCCCAGCACTGTGGCAGCTGCCATGGCAGGGTCACTGGCTGGAGTCATGGATGTACTGACACCAGACTCCATAAAGAAAG TGACATTTGGCCGATCCTTCCGTGTGTCTGAAGGCAGTCGAATGAATGTCTTCATCTTATTGGATACATCAGGCAGCATCAAAAAGAAGGATTTTGAATTATCCAGGAATGCCACCATTGCACTTATAAGGAAG cTGGACAGTTATGAAGTGCAAATTAGATACCATGTGTTGTCATTTGCTAGTGAATCAAAAGACATCACAGACATAAGACGAACTGTTGAAAGCGGTAATGCAGAGCACGTTATATGGAACCTGGAGCAGTTTGACTACCACA GTCATGGGCAGAAGACGGGCACCAACATCTATTCTGCGCTGATCCGCGTCTACGAACTGATCagtttttttaagcaaaacaGACACAGGAACCATTTCAATGAGACTCAGAACGTTATTGTTTTACAAACAGATG GATACTCCAACGTAGGCTCCAAGCCGGCAGCAGCTCTGGCCAGGATCCGGAACATTCTGGGCTATAGCAGCACAGCCACCGATCACACAAACGAGAGGCTGCTGG aTGTTTATGTGTTTGGAATTGGGGAACAAGTGAAAAAAGATGAGCTGAACTCTTTGGCCTCAAAGAAAAGTGATGAGAATCATGTATTCATTGTCCAAAGCTACAGCGTACTGGGACagatttttaacagcatcatcA GTGATAAGACAGTGACGATGTGTGGAGTGGCTCAGGAAGACGTCACAGAAGAGGAGCAGGAAGGTTACACCAAACCATGGCACGTCACTCTGCCAGGA ACTACACCTAGGTCACAGAAATGCGCCGGCTCTATTGTGAGTCAGAACTGGGTGCTGACGTCTGCTCATTGCTTTGGTCGAGTCGGAACAGATCAAGTCCCTCAGCAGGTGGAAATAAAATATG gTGGTGAGAACACGCCTGTGATGTCCACTTCAGTCATCATGCACCCCAGATTCAATGTCAATGCACTGAAACGCAGAAACGTATCTGAGTTCTATGATTATGATGTAGCTCTGGTGAGGCTGAATAAGAGCCTCCCTCTCTCCTGGAAGGCCAG ACCTATCTGTTTGCCATGTACCGTACCAGCCAGCCGAGCCATGAAGAGGATCGACTCCACCTGTCTGCAGCACA AGGAGGAACTGCTTCCTTATAAGCAGACACCTGCCTTTTTCATCCACAAGACGACAAACGGACAAGTTCGTAaagacacacatattcacacagacACTCAG AGGGCTGCATGTGTGGAGAAAGCCAGGCAAACTCTAAAACCGCCAACAGATGTGACGCTGGAGGAATATGTGCCAGACAGATTTCTTTGTTCTGGAGGCACCTCAGGAAAACAAGATGCCATCACTTGTCAAG GTGACTCTGGTGGACCTCTGTTCCTGCAAAAAAGAAAACGCTACTTTCAG GTGGGGGTAGTGAGCTGGGGCACCACT